Below is a window of Desmonostoc muscorum LEGE 12446 DNA.
TTGGGTCTGTTTTTATGCGGTGGCAGACTTCCAGACCATTCAACCCCGGCATAATCCAATCACAAATAATTAGTGCTGGACGACAAGCGAGTGCCTTTTCTATTCCCTCCTCGCCGCTACTGGCAGCAATTACCTCATAACCCTGTTTTTCCAACATCCTTTTCAGGAGTATTTTGATTGAATGGTCGTCATCAATTATTAGTATTTGATACATAGAACGTTGCAGGAACCACTAATTAATAATTTGCTGTAAACATAGAAAAATAAAATATGATATGGACTACTCCCTTGCCGCTAAAAAAATACTTAATTTTTTTAAATTAACTGCAAAAAAGAGGCAGTACGGCCTTTTTTATCTTTCAAATGAACGACTGCTGTCGTAAACAACGCAAAGTAAGAGATAGGTAATATGACGATCGCAATTAAGTAATATGCTAGTAGTATTACTGTATTCATAGTACTAACATATTTTTCTTTTTCCGTCGAATTTATGACTTTTTGACAGTCATAAAACATTATGGAGCTGCAAGCGGATTTAGCCACAAGAGAATGGCGCTTTTTAGCTGATTCAAGTCGCGGTATGCTTCTTGCTTGAACCATTGTCCTAAGGCATCAAAGGGAGTGAAAGATGTTCCAGTTTGCCATTTGATGTCTTGACCTAGAGGTGTTGTGTGAGTTCCTGTTAACGTTTGTGCTGTCACCATCTCACCAAAGCGTTGTTCCAAGATTTTGGTTAAAGCTGCCGATTGGTCAATGGTGTCATTGCTAAATTTTATTAATAAATTGCGCCGAATATTGTATCGTTCTAGGACAAGTCTGTTGGTTTCCAATGGTGAGGGAGTAAACTCGATTTTCAAAGTTGAATTGAATTGTTCTACTAGGGGAATAGCTTCTTTAGCGGCGTAGTTGTTGAAGGATATTAAAATATTACCTGCGCGTTCTACTTGAAAAAGGCTACCAATTAATAAATGAAGTTTACAGCCCATACTGTGTCCAACGCCATAAATGGGGAAATAAAGCTTGCGTAATACCCCAGAGTCATGTAAGCGTTCGAGGGTGCGGTCAAAGTTGAGCAGCACGGATTTGGCGATCGCAGTATGATCCAAAGTATTTACGAAAGGTGTAGCAATTACAACGTAACCTTTACTTGCCATTTGTTCAAGTAGCCAGCCATAAGTCAGGTGGGGTGCAGTGGCAACGAAAGCACCTCCCAAGAAATGGATGATACCTATGGGATTTCGGGGAATGACTACCCAGTTACCTCTAATTTCTTTCCAGTCCATGTGGATAAGCGATCGCTTCATGAATAATATTTATGTTAGACCGGGGATCGCAGTCCTGGGAAGGATTATAGAAAAGATCATGGTGAAGAGAGCAGGGGAGGCAGGGGAGGCAGGGGGAGCAGGGGGAGTGAAGAGAAAATTTTAGTATTTTTTACGACTGTTATACCCATAAATACACTTGTTTCTTTCTCTCCCCCTGCCTCCCCTGCTCCCCCTGCTCCCCATTCTTCTTTTTAAGGCTGACTCTGTAATTTTTTCATTTCATGTTGTACATCTAATGCAATTTGTAATGCTTCGTTGAGTAACCTTCCATGCTCAGTAGCCTGTTCGTGTACTTGCATGGCTGTTAAAGTTGCTAAATTGTTGATGAATAGTTCTGTATTACTAAGAATAAAGTTTTTATTCTCCCTCAAAATCCTTTCTGTCTTCAAAGCGCGAACTAAATCAGCTTTTGTGAGTTTAAGCGCTGCGATCACACTCTCCCTTTCTTTGATAACCACTTCTGGGTTACCAGCTTCTTCTATTTGGTCATTAATATCTATTG
It encodes the following:
- a CDS encoding DUF1350 family protein; its protein translation is MDWKEIRGNWVVIPRNPIGIIHFLGGAFVATAPHLTYGWLLEQMASKGYVVIATPFVNTLDHTAIAKSVLLNFDRTLERLHDSGVLRKLYFPIYGVGHSMGCKLHLLIGSLFQVERAGNILISFNNYAAKEAIPLVEQFNSTLKIEFTPSPLETNRLVLERYNIRRNLLIKFSNDTIDQSAALTKILEQRFGEMVTAQTLTGTHTTPLGQDIKWQTGTSFTPFDALGQWFKQEAYRDLNQLKSAILLWLNPLAAP